One part of the Salinivirga cyanobacteriivorans genome encodes these proteins:
- a CDS encoding methylmalonyl-CoA mutase family protein: MSKANETTKLSEQFPPISKEKWMEKIAADLKGADYNKKLVWHTQEGFDVEPFYREEDLKELAYLDCNPGEFPFVRGNKIQNNDWLIRQDIDASDVSKANKEALTVLNKGAESLGFKFAEGQNVSMKDIEVLLQDICLEAIEVNFIAPHDALNIVSLFVDYVKGQNKDINDIRASVNFDPIGHFALYGKFCTDEQELFAEAKSLMEKTKNTPAIRPITVHSNYFKNAGVTIVEELGIALAMGSEYLARLTEQGLNATDINANMRFHFGVGTNYFMEIAKFRAARYMWAQIAHKYGIEKADCKMHIHAQTSTWSMSVYDPYVNTLRSTTEAMSATLGGLESLTVDPFNFYEKSTVQSERIARNQQIILKEESYFKNIVDPAGGSYYIETLTHKLIQEAWKIFLNIENEGGFVTSYRKGDFQNRLSDTVKTRAKQIALRKEKFLGTNEFPNFEETKENMPAELFEAKDYTSENAETQGLVIYRGPQEFERMRYRTDTWAKNNKRPRVFMLTYGNLAMRLARSQFSQNFFAMGGFETIDNHGFESVEAGVKAALDKDADIVVLCSSDDEYPNIAPEAVKMLDGKATIVVAGYPKDSIEQLKEAGVKHFIHIKSNVLETLEHFQKQLGLL, encoded by the coding sequence ATGTCAAAAGCCAACGAAACAACAAAGTTGTCTGAACAGTTTCCGCCAATTTCGAAAGAGAAATGGATGGAAAAAATTGCAGCGGACCTAAAGGGTGCCGATTACAACAAAAAACTTGTATGGCACACTCAGGAAGGGTTCGATGTCGAACCATTTTACAGAGAAGAAGATTTAAAAGAATTGGCCTATTTGGATTGTAATCCCGGCGAATTCCCGTTTGTCAGAGGAAATAAAATTCAGAATAATGATTGGCTGATTCGTCAGGATATCGATGCTTCTGATGTCAGCAAGGCCAACAAAGAAGCACTCACAGTTCTCAATAAAGGTGCGGAATCACTGGGTTTTAAATTTGCAGAGGGTCAGAATGTTTCGATGAAAGACATCGAGGTTTTACTGCAGGATATCTGCCTCGAAGCTATTGAAGTTAACTTTATTGCTCCACATGATGCTTTAAATATTGTAAGCCTGTTTGTTGATTATGTGAAAGGACAAAATAAAGACATCAATGATATTCGTGCTTCTGTAAATTTTGACCCTATTGGTCATTTTGCATTATACGGAAAATTTTGTACCGATGAACAAGAGTTGTTCGCTGAGGCCAAATCGCTGATGGAAAAAACAAAAAATACTCCGGCAATTAGGCCCATTACAGTACACAGTAATTACTTTAAAAATGCTGGTGTTACTATTGTGGAAGAACTGGGTATTGCATTGGCCATGGGAAGCGAATACCTTGCCAGACTTACTGAGCAGGGATTAAATGCTACAGATATCAATGCCAATATGCGTTTCCATTTTGGAGTTGGCACAAACTACTTTATGGAGATTGCAAAATTCAGAGCTGCCCGATACATGTGGGCTCAAATTGCGCACAAATATGGCATTGAAAAGGCTGATTGTAAGATGCACATTCATGCACAAACCAGTACCTGGAGCATGTCGGTATACGACCCTTACGTAAATACTTTACGTTCTACTACAGAAGCTATGTCGGCCACGTTGGGTGGTTTGGAGTCGCTTACCGTTGATCCTTTTAATTTTTATGAAAAATCTACGGTGCAATCTGAGCGTATCGCACGAAACCAGCAAATTATTCTGAAAGAAGAATCATATTTCAAAAATATAGTTGACCCGGCAGGTGGCTCATACTATATTGAAACACTTACGCATAAATTAATTCAGGAAGCCTGGAAAATATTCCTGAATATAGAAAATGAAGGTGGTTTTGTTACTTCATACAGAAAGGGAGACTTTCAAAATCGCTTGAGTGATACCGTAAAGACAAGGGCAAAACAAATTGCTTTACGCAAAGAGAAGTTCCTCGGTACAAATGAGTTTCCCAATTTTGAGGAAACCAAAGAAAATATGCCTGCCGAACTTTTCGAGGCAAAAGACTATACTTCCGAAAATGCCGAAACACAAGGGTTGGTTATTTATCGCGGTCCACAAGAGTTTGAACGCATGCGTTATCGTACCGATACATGGGCTAAAAATAATAAACGCCCCAGAGTATTCATGTTAACGTACGGAAACCTTGCAATGCGGCTTGCACGTTCACAGTTTTCTCAAAATTTCTTTGCGATGGGCGGATTTGAAACCATCGATAACCATGGATTTGAATCTGTAGAAGCAGGTGTTAAGGCTGCGCTGGATAAAGACGCCGATATTGTGGTGCTGTGTAGTTCAGATGATGAATATCCGAATATTGCGCCCGAAGCTGTAAAAATGCTCGATGGAAAGGCTACCATTGTGGTAGCAGGTTATCCAAAAGATAGCATTGAGCAACTCAAGGAGGCTGGTGTGAAACATTTTATTCACATCAAGTCAAATGTACTGGAAACACTTGAACATTTCCAAAAGCAGCTTGGACTATTGTAA
- the scpA gene encoding methylmalonyl-CoA mutase: protein MRPKFNDIDLTKKTSENPTGKTWEKAHNIKANWDTPEKIPVKGAYSKDDLKRMEHLNYAAGMAPYLRGPYSAMYAMRPWTIRQYAGFSTAEESNAFYRRNLAAGQKGLSIAFDLATHRGYDSDHERVVGDVGKAGVAVDSIADMKILFDGIPLDKMSVSMTMNGAVLPVMAFYIVAGLEQGASLEQLSGTIQNDILKEFMVRNTYIYPPEFSMRIIADIFEFTSKNMPKFNSISISGYHMQEAGATADIEMAYTLADGLDYIRTGINAGMEVDKFAPRLSFFWAIGMNHFMEIAKMRAARMIWAQLVKQFDPKNPKSMALRTHSQTSGYSLQEQDPFNNIARTAVEAMGAALGHTQSLHTNALDEAIALPTDFSARIARNTQLYLQNETQITRAVDPWAGSYYVESLTRDLYNRAWEHINEIEGMGGMSKAIETGVPKMRIEEAAARKQARIDSGRETIVGTNKYRLDKEDPIEILEVDNTAVRKSQIERLEKLRAERNNEEVEKALNALTKCVETGEGNLLELSIEAAKKRATLGEISQACEKVVGRYKAVIRSISGVYSSESKDSSDFAKAKELCSKFAEQEGRQPRIMIAKMGQDGHDRGAKVVATGYADIGFDVDIGPLFQTPEEAVRDAIENDVHILGVSSLAAGHKTLIPSVMEELKKNGREDIMVIAGGVIPHQDYDFLYNAGVSAIFGPGTSVPKAAAEMLKILLDEE, encoded by the coding sequence ATGAGACCTAAATTTAACGATATAGACCTGACCAAAAAGACGTCAGAGAACCCAACCGGGAAAACCTGGGAAAAAGCCCATAATATTAAAGCAAACTGGGATACACCAGAAAAAATTCCTGTTAAAGGTGCCTATAGCAAAGATGACCTTAAGCGAATGGAACACCTTAATTATGCGGCAGGAATGGCTCCTTACTTAAGAGGACCTTATTCGGCTATGTACGCCATGCGTCCATGGACAATCCGTCAATATGCCGGGTTTTCTACTGCAGAGGAGTCCAATGCTTTTTATCGCAGAAACCTGGCTGCAGGGCAAAAGGGATTATCAATTGCTTTTGACCTTGCTACGCATCGCGGGTACGATTCTGACCACGAACGTGTGGTGGGTGATGTGGGAAAAGCAGGCGTAGCTGTAGATTCAATTGCCGACATGAAAATTTTGTTCGATGGCATACCATTGGATAAAATGTCTGTTTCAATGACTATGAATGGTGCTGTACTGCCAGTTATGGCATTTTATATTGTAGCCGGACTGGAGCAGGGCGCAAGCCTTGAACAACTTTCAGGTACCATTCAGAATGATATCCTGAAAGAGTTTATGGTGCGAAATACATACATCTATCCACCTGAATTCAGTATGCGCATTATCGCTGATATTTTCGAGTTTACCTCCAAGAATATGCCCAAGTTTAATTCAATCTCCATTTCCGGATACCATATGCAGGAGGCAGGTGCCACTGCTGATATCGAAATGGCTTACACTTTGGCAGACGGACTTGATTATATTCGTACCGGAATCAACGCCGGAATGGAAGTAGATAAGTTTGCACCGCGTTTGTCGTTCTTCTGGGCTATTGGTATGAATCATTTCATGGAGATTGCTAAAATGCGTGCTGCTCGTATGATATGGGCTCAACTGGTTAAACAGTTCGATCCTAAGAACCCCAAATCTATGGCATTGCGTACTCACTCGCAAACTTCCGGATACAGCTTGCAGGAGCAGGATCCGTTTAACAATATTGCCCGTACAGCCGTTGAGGCTATGGGAGCTGCATTGGGTCACACCCAGTCGCTTCACACCAACGCGCTGGATGAGGCCATTGCACTTCCAACCGATTTTAGTGCACGTATTGCCCGTAATACACAGCTTTACTTGCAAAATGAAACTCAAATCACACGTGCTGTAGACCCATGGGCCGGTTCTTATTATGTAGAATCACTCACACGTGATTTGTATAACCGTGCATGGGAGCACATTAATGAGATTGAAGGTATGGGTGGAATGTCTAAAGCCATCGAAACCGGTGTCCCTAAAATGCGTATTGAGGAAGCTGCAGCACGCAAGCAGGCGCGAATCGACAGCGGTCGTGAAACCATTGTAGGTACCAATAAGTACCGTCTCGATAAAGAAGACCCAATTGAGATACTTGAGGTGGATAATACAGCGGTGCGTAAATCGCAGATTGAGCGATTAGAGAAACTGCGTGCCGAGCGCAATAATGAAGAAGTGGAAAAAGCACTCAATGCACTTACCAAATGTGTGGAAACCGGAGAAGGTAACCTGCTCGAGCTCTCTATTGAGGCCGCTAAAAAGCGCGCCACATTAGGCGAGATATCGCAGGCATGCGAAAAAGTTGTAGGACGTTATAAAGCAGTAATCAGATCTATTTCAGGCGTGTATTCATCAGAATCTAAAGATAGCAGTGACTTTGCCAAAGCCAAAGAGCTGTGTAGTAAATTTGCAGAACAGGAAGGCCGTCAGCCTCGTATTATGATAGCAAAAATGGGACAGGATGGCCACGATCGTGGTGCCAAGGTAGTCGCCACCGGATATGCCGACATTGGCTTTGATGTGGATATTGGCCCACTTTTCCAAACACCCGAAGAAGCCGTGCGTGATGCCATTGAAAACGATGTGCATATTTTAGGAGTATCATCACTGGCAGCGGGCCATAAAACCTTAATTCCTTCAGTAATGGAAGAGTTAAAGAAAAATGGCCGCGAAGACATCATGGTAATTGCCGGTGGAGTAATTCCACACCAGGATTATGATTTCCTTTACAATGCAGGTGTTTCAGCTATTTTTGGACCGGGAACATCTGTTCCAAAAGCTGCTGCTGAAATGCTTAAAATTTTGCTCGACGAAGAGTAG
- a CDS encoding carboxypeptidase regulatory-like domain-containing protein has product MRNRFLSLLMVFCVFSFTVDAQQYGKIVNHFDKKEVVQGEKQDLNKNFFVPFKSNVNIPSKVDYLTETFDTEIPATWTINNTGSGSFPGWFWAETDSHFPFTGLAVIDSDANGSGNPTSGELISPVFDCSSATGIKLEFDARYNDISTDGGDYFAVEVFDGTDWQNVLTWDEDHGTAAEAESVSIDITSYINANCQVKFVYDDADAWAWYVGIDNIHIFEPDPYNLSALDLLGSPFATVGEEKTFDIILENIGTEIVPGADYTFNLIDTAGGTVLSSVSGVDIDPAAIDTVSLSFTPAAPDTIVVKGVIDYGDDMNMSDNETETMELIIQSSDVYTAQVGMDETFPPSRIPFDFFYKNSASQTIYTPEQLGINGGILETIAYENNFSTNLAEGRPVKIWIGETDQTTMDGGWIDPASLVLVYDDTVSFPAGRNIIPIPLSTPYIYGGGNLVIYTYRVFEDEYHSSSDEFYGTEIPESNCTMEYNSDTEFSDDLSGVDGDVISWVPNTTLFFSTAGLGGLTGTVTSSGTPVEGVNVQIVGSYSSTVTDAAGEYIFPYLIPGTYDVEFSKFGYETNVLTDVTVLEEDTVVADATITPIPTYSVSGTITSSDLGTGIEGAAVSLDGYETYLDSTDASGVFTITDVYGGTRDYLMTVSYPGYTTYQDTITVVDGDLTGVDVVLEEIPYPPIGVNAYINPSDEAVVTWLEPGTQIPAEFRYDNGVQTGQLGSSGGTDNTVLGSVHRVNAQLHEVSWFTTAEGGPHTTVNVFIFDLDESGEPTNNVLYSAMAVPNTDMDWTVHTLADPVNAPNGFMIAISYAGFAGLGTTDPDDDYPYTDNTHYYSSDYTTGEFLTVESLGDPTLEKPFMIRAFGYEMGKNGYTPGIAKAHKGNQNHSLKMITNEPVVTEGPVFSDLSNGKELIDYTVYRLQEGQDMVDWVEIGTNVVDTSFIDTDWATQTFGLYQYAVVANYTNGVYSDPTLSNVLPKDMTVDYTVNITTNTSEDATGAIVTLTNQDADPTHVYTLTADASGVVFDSVWRGTYDIVVEKPGFEVYSESSIAIEEPGLTNDVELIEIIEEPYGLTVEQDGNVANFSWNGSFAGSVLVVDHDASNAVDFTDDWAYIQPVLDANEVDYTYYEADATSYDGPDLATMQEYDAIIWFTGEGWQNGQTLTTTDETNLASYLDGGGKLFLSSQDYVWDVYSQADTYTFNAGQFPYDYLGVVSVAQDVWWQSGGESLDHVGTAGSSAEGFSFTCDDIYTTTKEGLSCDQITDHNAMDMLTITTAPEGLVAIQNSNTVFWAGSFASVTDEQVRGDLLMAILDYLATSKKADEGKALQSYSVYLDDMTTPVATGITDSTYQFTDLSLGTYTAGVKSIYESGESSVVSVDFEIMGEVTFVVQDEDGNTMEGAMVTMEGNDHMTDVNGEVSMMMTAGEHSYTVSMLGYDDVSGTIMVDAMSMTETITMIASEYTVTFEAMYDGTTALEGVEIDIDSEYMLTTDASGIATVALTNGTYSYTATLTDYYDYTGSFDVANTDMTITMNMTPVGINDANARSLSIYPNPSNGVINISSEGQFDIAILNSVGQVIYSNEFTDKTEIDLGNSAAGVYFIRIASDEKVITKPIIIE; this is encoded by the coding sequence ATGAGAAACAGATTTTTATCATTATTAATGGTATTCTGTGTATTTTCTTTTACTGTCGATGCACAGCAATACGGAAAAATCGTGAACCATTTCGACAAAAAAGAGGTGGTACAAGGAGAGAAACAGGATTTAAACAAAAACTTTTTTGTTCCCTTTAAATCCAATGTAAACATTCCCTCAAAAGTTGACTATTTAACAGAAACTTTTGATACTGAAATACCAGCAACCTGGACGATCAACAATACTGGTTCAGGATCTTTCCCAGGTTGGTTTTGGGCAGAAACTGACAGCCATTTCCCATTTACAGGGCTCGCTGTGATTGACAGTGATGCAAACGGATCCGGTAATCCAACATCAGGAGAGTTAATTTCGCCTGTTTTCGACTGTTCAAGCGCAACCGGAATTAAACTCGAATTTGATGCACGGTATAATGACATTTCAACAGATGGAGGTGATTATTTCGCTGTTGAGGTATTTGATGGAACCGATTGGCAAAATGTATTAACGTGGGATGAAGACCATGGAACTGCAGCTGAAGCTGAAAGTGTTTCAATTGACATAACTAGCTATATAAATGCCAATTGTCAGGTAAAATTTGTATATGACGATGCTGACGCATGGGCATGGTACGTAGGAATTGATAACATACATATATTTGAACCAGATCCATATAACCTGAGTGCACTGGATTTATTAGGATCACCATTTGCTACTGTTGGCGAAGAAAAAACCTTCGACATCATTCTGGAAAACATTGGTACAGAGATTGTCCCGGGAGCAGATTATACATTCAATTTAATTGATACAGCCGGAGGTACAGTATTAAGCTCAGTTAGCGGAGTTGATATCGACCCTGCTGCAATTGATACCGTTTCACTCTCATTTACACCTGCAGCACCAGATACCATAGTAGTTAAAGGTGTTATAGACTACGGTGACGACATGAACATGTCTGATAATGAGACAGAAACCATGGAATTAATCATCCAGTCAAGTGACGTTTATACTGCCCAGGTAGGAATGGATGAAACCTTCCCACCCAGCAGAATTCCATTTGATTTCTTCTATAAAAACAGCGCTTCCCAAACTATTTACACACCAGAACAGTTGGGGATAAACGGAGGAATACTGGAAACCATTGCTTATGAAAATAATTTCTCAACTAACCTTGCAGAAGGAAGACCAGTAAAAATTTGGATTGGCGAAACCGACCAAACTACAATGGATGGTGGATGGATTGACCCTGCATCATTGGTTCTTGTTTATGATGACACAGTAAGTTTCCCGGCAGGAAGGAACATTATTCCTATTCCACTGTCAACCCCGTATATCTACGGTGGCGGAAATTTGGTGATTTACACATACAGGGTTTTTGAGGACGAATATCACTCTTCAAGCGATGAGTTTTACGGAACTGAAATACCTGAGTCCAATTGCACAATGGAATACAATTCCGACACTGAATTTTCAGATGACCTTTCAGGAGTTGATGGCGATGTAATAAGTTGGGTACCCAATACAACATTGTTCTTTTCTACAGCCGGACTGGGTGGCCTTACAGGAACTGTGACAAGCTCAGGCACCCCGGTTGAAGGTGTAAATGTGCAAATTGTAGGTTCTTACTCTTCCACTGTCACAGATGCAGCAGGTGAATATATTTTCCCATATCTGATACCCGGCACCTATGATGTGGAATTCAGTAAATTTGGCTATGAAACAAATGTTTTAACTGACGTTACAGTTCTAGAAGAAGACACTGTTGTAGCTGATGCCACAATTACTCCTATTCCTACTTATTCAGTAAGCGGAACTATTACCTCAAGTGACCTGGGTACAGGTATCGAAGGTGCTGCTGTTTCATTAGACGGATATGAGACCTATCTGGACTCTACAGATGCAAGTGGCGTATTTACTATAACTGATGTTTATGGTGGAACCCGGGATTATCTTATGACCGTTTCATATCCGGGTTATACAACCTATCAGGATACCATTACTGTAGTAGACGGAGACCTGACTGGTGTTGATGTTGTACTGGAAGAAATACCTTACCCTCCAATAGGTGTCAATGCATATATTAACCCGTCAGATGAGGCTGTGGTTACATGGTTAGAGCCCGGCACACAGATCCCGGCCGAATTCCGTTACGACAATGGTGTACAAACCGGACAGCTTGGTAGTTCCGGTGGTACAGACAATACGGTACTGGGTTCAGTACACAGAGTAAACGCCCAACTGCATGAAGTAAGCTGGTTTACTACAGCTGAAGGTGGCCCACACACCACTGTGAATGTATTCATATTTGACCTGGATGAAAGTGGAGAACCAACCAACAATGTACTTTATTCAGCTATGGCTGTTCCTAATACAGATATGGACTGGACTGTACACACACTTGCAGATCCGGTTAATGCTCCCAATGGTTTTATGATTGCGATTAGTTATGCAGGATTCGCAGGATTAGGTACAACCGACCCAGATGATGATTATCCGTATACTGACAATACACATTATTATAGTTCAGACTATACAACCGGTGAATTTCTTACAGTAGAAAGCCTTGGAGATCCGACATTAGAAAAACCATTTATGATTAGGGCATTTGGATATGAAATGGGTAAAAACGGCTATACTCCAGGTATAGCGAAAGCTCATAAAGGCAACCAGAATCATTCCCTGAAAATGATTACCAACGAGCCGGTAGTTACAGAAGGGCCTGTATTTAGCGATTTAAGCAATGGTAAAGAACTTATTGACTACACCGTATACAGGTTGCAAGAAGGCCAGGATATGGTTGACTGGGTTGAAATAGGAACCAATGTAGTTGACACATCATTTATTGATACAGACTGGGCAACACAAACATTTGGGCTCTATCAGTATGCAGTTGTAGCAAATTACACAAATGGTGTTTATTCAGATCCTACTCTTTCAAATGTACTACCAAAAGATATGACTGTGGATTACACAGTTAATATAACTACCAACACCTCTGAAGATGCAACCGGAGCCATAGTAACACTTACCAATCAGGATGCAGATCCAACACATGTGTACACACTCACTGCTGATGCATCGGGTGTGGTATTTGACTCTGTTTGGAGAGGTACATATGATATTGTTGTAGAAAAACCTGGCTTTGAGGTTTATTCTGAGTCTTCAATCGCAATAGAAGAGCCAGGCCTTACAAACGACGTTGAATTGATTGAAATCATTGAAGAGCCTTATGGGTTAACTGTTGAACAGGATGGAAACGTAGCCAACTTCTCATGGAACGGAAGTTTTGCAGGCTCAGTGCTTGTTGTAGACCACGATGCCAGTAATGCGGTAGATTTTACCGATGATTGGGCCTATATACAACCCGTATTAGATGCAAATGAAGTTGACTACACATATTACGAGGCAGATGCCACAAGTTATGATGGACCGGACCTTGCTACTATGCAGGAGTATGATGCTATAATATGGTTTACCGGTGAAGGCTGGCAGAATGGTCAAACACTTACAACTACAGATGAAACAAATCTTGCCAGTTACCTCGACGGTGGCGGTAAATTGTTCTTATCCTCACAAGATTATGTATGGGATGTTTACTCTCAGGCTGATACCTACACATTCAACGCTGGTCAGTTCCCATATGACTACCTTGGTGTAGTGTCTGTAGCACAAGATGTATGGTGGCAAAGTGGAGGAGAATCACTTGACCATGTTGGTACTGCAGGTTCTTCAGCAGAAGGATTCTCATTTACTTGTGATGATATTTATACCACTACAAAAGAAGGCCTTAGTTGTGATCAAATTACAGATCACAATGCAATGGATATGCTCACCATTACAACAGCTCCTGAAGGTTTGGTTGCTATTCAAAACAGCAACACTGTATTCTGGGCTGGTTCTTTTGCTTCAGTAACCGACGAACAAGTCAGAGGTGACCTACTGATGGCCATATTAGATTACCTGGCTACATCGAAAAAGGCAGATGAAGGCAAAGCATTACAAAGCTACAGCGTCTACCTTGATGACATGACAACTCCGGTAGCTACAGGTATTACTGATAGTACTTATCAATTCACTGATTTATCACTGGGTACATACACAGCCGGTGTAAAAAGCATTTATGAATCAGGCGAAAGCTCTGTTGTAAGTGTTGATTTCGAGATCATGGGCGAAGTAACATTTGTTGTTCAGGACGAAGATGGCAACACAATGGAAGGCGCCATGGTCACTATGGAAGGAAATGACCATATGACAGATGTGAATGGTGAGGTATCAATGATGATGACCGCCGGTGAGCACAGCTATACAGTTTCAATGCTAGGTTATGATGACGTTAGCGGAACAATTATGGTAGATGCAATGTCAATGACAGAAACCATTACAATGATTGCAAGTGAATACACAGTTACTTTCGAGGCTATGTATGATGGTACGACAGCACTTGAAGGCGTTGAAATTGATATCGACAGTGAATATATGCTCACTACCGATGCAAGCGGTATTGCTACCGTTGCCCTTACAAATGGAACTTATAGCTATACAGCTACCTTGACCGATTATTATGACTATACAGGTTCATTTGATGTTGCTAATACAGATATGACAATCACAATGAATATGACGCCTGTGGGAATTAATGATGCAAATGCAAGGTCACTAAGTATTTACCCGAATCCATCAAATGGCGTTATCAATATCAGTTCAGAAGGACAATTTGATATTGCGATACTTAACAGTGTTGGTCAGGTAATATACAGTAATGAATTTACAGACAAGACAGAAATAGATCTTGGAAATAGTGCTGCAGGTGTATATTTCATCAGAATAGCTTCAGATGAAAAAGTCATTACCAAACCGATAATTATTGAATAA
- a CDS encoding RidA family protein: MDRKQISSGSTFEKQVGYSRAIVDGNWAFLAGTTGYDYETMTISDDIVAQTEQCLKNIEATLKEAEFSLKDIVRVTYILPEKSEFEKCWPVLRKYLGDIKPAATMISAGLATDEMKIEIEVTALKRSEWF, encoded by the coding sequence ATGGATCGAAAGCAAATAAGTTCAGGCAGTACATTTGAAAAGCAAGTCGGATATTCCAGGGCCATAGTAGATGGTAACTGGGCCTTTCTTGCCGGTACAACAGGATACGATTATGAAACAATGACCATTTCAGACGATATTGTTGCGCAAACCGAACAATGTCTGAAGAACATTGAAGCGACCCTAAAAGAGGCCGAATTCAGTTTGAAAGACATCGTACGGGTGACCTACATTCTCCCGGAAAAAAGCGAATTTGAAAAATGTTGGCCTGTGCTTCGGAAATACCTTGGCGATATTAAGCCTGCTGCAACTATGATCTCAGCCGGTTTGGCCACTGATGAAATGAAAATTGAAATTGAGGTAACTGCCCTGAAACGCTCGGAGTGGTTTTGA
- a CDS encoding toxin-antitoxin system YwqK family antitoxin — MNRVFILIFAIAIFFNINSLDAQIRSVEKKWKNGNIAMKGNMKNGFENGRWQYFDKKGNLIQVTEFKKGVVHGEVIYYYDNGQIENRGYFKNGLRTGKYEAWYSNGKKEEVGYYKNNLKDSLWINYYKDGHKKSETYFKNGDPYLVNHWNKSGEQIVENGNGKYITYYNEQLPAEKGMYKDSLPHGDWTTWYSNGNKKSEGQYKLGEQVGEWMQWFRTGEKMSRHNYQSGKNVEWYKNGQKRMIGILEDGQREGKWTFWTPDGQLLRMAEFKNDKYHGELREYNKNGDLQRKMQFKNGRPDGDAEWYFEDGSVDMKGHFKDSLQHGKWTFYRTDGQKGNEGYYKKGHMDGQWTWWYSNGAVWKTGFYDMGVKDSLWQYFYEDGSIFKKGIFSDGTENGIWKTWYQNGQLKHKGTFLNGQMHGLWEGWYENGQKSYAVNYSNNINEGKAMYWYENGNKKLLKTFKDSSLNGSFKSWQENGKLTVSGTYLDGKKEGEWLYYDLRNPELIIREENYENGRPDGQWTTRYKYGTVESIKNFKNGKKHGTIQYMKPDGEVIYEAVFKEDKLVKTKVNKKSQKKE; from the coding sequence ATGAACAGAGTCTTCATTTTAATTTTTGCTATTGCAATATTCTTTAATATCAATTCATTAGATGCTCAAATCAGGTCTGTAGAAAAAAAGTGGAAAAATGGCAATATAGCCATGAAAGGGAACATGAAAAACGGATTTGAAAATGGCAGATGGCAATACTTTGACAAAAAAGGGAACCTTATTCAGGTTACCGAATTCAAAAAAGGTGTTGTGCATGGAGAAGTAATTTATTATTACGATAACGGACAAATTGAAAATCGCGGCTATTTTAAAAATGGTCTTCGTACCGGAAAATACGAAGCGTGGTATAGCAACGGCAAAAAAGAAGAGGTTGGTTACTATAAGAACAATCTAAAAGACAGCCTTTGGATTAACTATTACAAAGATGGCCATAAAAAAAGTGAAACATATTTTAAAAATGGCGACCCCTACCTTGTAAATCACTGGAATAAATCTGGAGAACAAATAGTAGAAAACGGTAATGGAAAATATATCACCTACTATAACGAACAACTGCCGGCCGAGAAGGGGATGTACAAAGACAGCCTGCCACACGGCGATTGGACAACCTGGTACAGCAATGGCAACAAAAAAAGTGAAGGACAGTATAAACTGGGCGAACAGGTAGGTGAGTGGATGCAATGGTTTCGCACAGGAGAGAAAATGAGTCGTCATAATTACCAATCGGGTAAGAATGTAGAGTGGTATAAAAATGGGCAGAAACGTATGATTGGAATACTTGAAGATGGCCAGAGAGAGGGGAAATGGACCTTTTGGACACCGGATGGCCAATTACTGCGCATGGCCGAATTTAAAAATGACAAATACCATGGAGAGCTAAGGGAATATAACAAAAATGGGGACTTACAGCGTAAAATGCAGTTTAAAAACGGAAGACCCGATGGCGATGCAGAATGGTACTTTGAAGATGGCTCTGTAGATATGAAAGGCCATTTTAAAGACTCCCTGCAGCATGGCAAATGGACTTTTTACCGCACTGATGGCCAAAAAGGAAACGAAGGATATTATAAAAAAGGACATATGGATGGACAGTGGACATGGTGGTATAGCAACGGCGCTGTTTGGAAAACCGGATTTTATGATATGGGGGTCAAAGACAGCTTATGGCAATACTTTTACGAAGATGGAAGCATCTTTAAAAAAGGTATATTCTCAGACGGAACTGAAAACGGTATATGGAAAACATGGTACCAAAACGGCCAACTAAAGCACAAAGGTACATTTCTGAATGGGCAAATGCATGGATTATGGGAAGGCTGGTACGAAAACGGGCAAAAATCATACGCGGTAAACTACAGTAACAATATCAATGAAGGCAAAGCCATGTACTGGTATGAAAATGGAAATAAGAAACTATTAAAAACATTCAAAGACAGTTCTTTGAACGGATCATTTAAAAGCTGGCAGGAAAATGGAAAACTAACTGTATCGGGGACCTACCTTGATGGTAAAAAAGAAGGCGAATGGTTGTATTACGACCTGCGAAACCCGGAACTTATTATCAGAGAAGAAAACTATGAAAACGGCCGGCCAGACGGGCAATGGACTACACGCTATAAATATGGAACTGTTGAGAGCATTAAAAACTTTAAAAATGGCAAAAAACATGGGACCATCCAGTACATGAAACCAGATGGAGAAGTGATTTATGAAGCTGTTTTTAAAGAGGATAAGCTTGTTAAAACAAAAGTAAATAAGAAGTCGCAAAAGAAGGAATAG